The sequence CACCTCCCACAGAGGGGCAGGCACTTCCCTGAGGTCCCTGTTGGTACCTCAGTCACAGCACTTGCTTCCCCCCTCAGCACAGCCTGTCCTTTTGCGCACCAGGCCCGGTAGGGCCCGTTCCTGCCTTCTGTGGCTCTACAACAGCAGACCCAAGGACAGCCCCTGGGAACAGGGACTAGCTCAGGGGTCAGTAGCATGAGCTGCCGTGTGGGCATGAGCTCTCTAGCGATGGTAGAGCCCAAATTAAAGCTAGTAAGAGCCTGCCAAGGATGCTATGAAGAAGAGGATggggaagatgggggcaggggccgGGAGCAGTGAGAGGGACTTCTGTGGGTCCAGGACTTCATCTGTGGGGCTTGTGGTGGGTCAGCGGGGGGTACGAGCCCCACTTGAAAGGCCTGATGTTCACCCTCACACCTGCTCCAggaggcctacttcaagaagcacAAGTTCAACACGGTTCCAGGTGTCCAGCTCAGGAACGTGgacaggtgggggctggggacagggcagaGGAGCCTTGATGACCAATCCTCAGTATTCCCTGCCAACCCCGGGGCCTGTTTCTTACCCCGGCCCTCCTGCCCCCGAATTCCCACGTGATCCTTCACCTCGCCCCTGGAACCTGAAGGCTCGTCCCTTCTCCTGACccatcttcccttctccttcagTCTGAAGAAGGAAGCTTATGAAGTGGAAATTCACAGGCTGCTCAGGTATGGCCTTTGGCAGTCGGGATGTATGGCAGGGAATGAGGAGGCGAAAACCGGGGGTCTTGGCGCTGTGACCCactgcaaaatgaaaatcagggcatcttgttcaaaaattaagaatttcaggaCAGCGATAGCACAGCATTAAAGTAAGGACAGaaggcagcccggttggctcagtggtttgtcgcctgctttcggcccagggcatgatcctggagtcccaggatcgagtcccacgccaggctccctgcaaggagcctgcttctccctctgcctgtgtctctgcctctctctctctctctctctctctctctctctctctctgtctctcatgaataaataaataaaacatttaaaaaaaaaaaaaaaaaagtaagcgcAGGGCCTGGTTTACCAGACCCGTGAGGCAGGCTCCATCCTGGCCTTTCTACCCCCTCTCCCTTGCTGCAGTGAGGCTGAGGTTCTGGACCACAGCAGGAACCCTTGTGAAGACTCTTTCCTGCCAGACACAGAGGGCCACACCTATGTGGCCTTCATCCGAATGGAGAAGGATGATGACTTCACCACCTGGACCCAGCTTGCCAAGGTGCCCCACTAACACTCCCACCAGATACAGGGAGCCTTTGTTCTGGAATCTTCTACCTTAGAACCTCCTCTTCAGACTCTGGGAACCCCTCTTCCAGCCCCTTTGTCCAATACCATATTCTAGAAGATGCTACATCTTGCAGATGGAGGAGACtgcagaggaggggtgggggctggaccAAGGGTCCTCAGTtgcaccccctcctgcccccgtGGCTCTCTGATCCctgtctctccccccacccacttcttcCAGTGCCTCCATATCTGGGACCTGGATGTGCGTGGCAACCACCGGGGCCTGTGGAGGTTGTTTCGAAAGAAGAATCACTTCCTGGTGGTGGGCGTCCCAGCCTCCCCCTACTCGTGAGTGACTCTTTTCTGCCCCGGGAAGTGGGAGACTAGTGGGATTACCTCTTCCCTATACATTGTCAAATTATCTTCCCAGGGTGAAGAAGCCACCATCAATCACCCCAATTTTCCTGGAGCCACCTCCAAAGGAAGAGGGAGTCCCAGGAGCCGCAGAACAGACATGAGACCTCCTTCAGGACCCTGCAGGGCTGGGTACTGTGTACCCCCAGGCAGGCTAGCCCTTCACCCCATCCTGTAGGATTTTGTAGACACTGGTCGGGGTTGGCGCTGGCTTGTTTTTAACATGAGACTTAATTACTAACCCAAAGGGGAGGCTTCCCCTGCTCCAACGCCCATATACCTGAGTTGGAGGTCTATTTATTTACTTCCCTGTTGGGAAGGGGCAGGATAgtacctgggaatcattggggTCCCTGGGCAGCTGATCCTGCCCTTTGCACACACCCTCCTCCCAGGCCTGGCTCAGAATCTAACCTATTTATTGACTGTCCTGAGGGCCTTGGGAACAGGCTGAAGCCTATAGGGCCTTGACTCCTTTCTTGGCTGGGGTGCTGCCCTGAGGGTGGGGCTGGCTCTTACTCAGGAACCTGCTGTGCCCAACCCATGGACAGGCCCGCTGGGGCCCGCCTGCTGATGCAGACTCACTCAGAGACCCTCAGACACGGAACCAGGCCTCTTCTCAGCCTCCCCTTTGTCCAGGTTTCCAAAGCTGGATAAGGTGGTCATtgattaaaaaaggagaaaacctcCAGGGATGTGTTTTATGactggggggggtgggtgggtgggtatgtgagtgtgagagagagagaaaaatcggTAAGTAGGAGAGAGAATGGTTATGATGGATAGTGAGATTTCCTTACTGTCCTCCACAGGATTTAGCTTCCATTTGGGGCCATTTGGCCACCAGGGGATGCCCAAGTCTCAAACTCCAGGATTTTTCCCTAGCTCCACCTTAGGACATGAACTTGACCCTAGCCTCACTCTACTTGAGGCTGAGCTTAGAGCAGCTACCTCAAACCCCTTCCCCATGGGGCTGTTCACTTGCCTAGCTTGTCTGGGCAGGTACCTGTCCCCAGAGATGGAGCAAGAGAGCAAAAAGGAATCCTCGGGGGTGAGGGAAGCAATGGGAGAACAAGGGAGACTAGTGGGGATATAAAGGAAGTAGGTGAACCAGAACCAGACCAGTATTATCCAGGAGGCTAGGACTGGGCTGCAGATGGGAGTTGTAAGAGGAAGGATCTGTGGCCCTTAGGGTACCTGGTATGCGGATTCCATGTCTAGGCATTTTTCTGGAGAAAACCCATCATTTTCGTCAGATTCTCACCCAGCCCAGTGACCCAAAGAGATTAGGAAGATCTAACTAAGTCATAGAAGCACCAGGAAATGAATGGGATTGTCTACAGGTAGTGGGTGAGAAAGCCTAAGGCAGGGGGCAGGACATTTAAGGGATCTGTACAGGACTTAGGATCAGAGGTGAGTATGGGACACACCTCTTGAGAAGGGGTCAGCCTGCAGTCCTTTCAAGGTGAGCCTGGTGAGCTCCTTATGTAGAGCCCTGGCCAGGGAGGCAGGAATGGCCTAGAACTCCTGCCCTTTCACCAGCTCTACTCCACCCTCCCCCACTGTTGCCTGGAGCCCAGCTCCACAGTGACACAGGTGGTGTGCTGCTGGGACCGTTTCTTGCCACCCTGACGCCTTCAGTGTTTGCTAGAGATAGAGTACTTGAGGTACTGttagagctgggggaggagcggTTAGCCAGTGAGGAGGGGAGGTCCGCCCTGGGCAAACAATCGCCTGCAGCTCTCTGTAGGCACCTGGTGTGTGAGAGATGGTCGGGTGGTGAAGGCGGGGAGGCCCTagcctccctccctgccaggccCCCGCAGCAGGCTCCTGGGCTAGCCTCAGACTGGCTCTGGGGCCCTGTGTGGCTCTGGCCAGGTTTCTGTTCCTTCTTGGGTTCAGCAAGGGGAAGGGGTAGTAGttccgggctgccctagaaaagCCAGGGAGGAAGGATAAGGGGTCAGAGGAAAGCAAGGAGGACGACTGATTTGCCAGGCTGGGGTTTCCTTGTTGGTGCTGTGGGTCCTGGTTCAGCCGCAGTCAGATCTACGTTTGGGATATTCTGGTCTTCCACGTCAGCCAGGACCCTCCAGGCTCCGGAGTCAGACAGCCTGGGCCCAGATCAAGGCTCATCAACCCTCCAGGGAGGTCATGGACATGGAACAAGTCCCTCGGACTTTCTAGGCCCAGCTTCTGTACCATGGAGGTGGTTAAGATTAAGAGATCAGATCTGTCGAGTCCCAGAGGCAAGCCAAGACCAAGAATGAAGTTCTTTCTAAAATCCCCAGAGCAGGTACCAGGTGTAGGACTTTGCCCGAGTGAGAAGGGTAGGCAGCTCAGAGCCTCTGATGGGGGCTTCTGGAGGGCTTCCAGAGCCTAAGAAGCGACCCCCTCCCATTGCCTTGGCAGTATTTCTGTCTCTCCGCCCCCATGTGGGCACAGGCTTGTTATTTTCATAGCTTTCCAGTCCATTGCCCCTACCCAGGAGGGGGTAGTTTCAGGCCAAAGTCCTCCCACATTCGAGAAGGCAGACTGGCCCAGCCCCCAACTCTTCCCTGAGTGCCCTCTTGGTCCTCCCTGTTAGGCTCCCTCCCAGGCCTAGAATTCAAGCAAAGGGGAGATAGAGGCACCTACCTACACCCTATTTCCCTCCTGCGAACGAGTGCCTTCCCTTTTCAGGGGCCTTGTGAGTCACCAGCCCCTTGGGAATCTGAGGGCCAGGTTAGGCAAGACGGGCCTGCCTCTCCAAGGATACACGAGAAGAGTTCCAAATGTAGACATTTTAATTGGGTATTGGGTTCTGAAGTGCCTTCTACATATCCGCCTGGTGACTGCTGGTTTTGCACATGCCCGTACTATAGGGTGTCTTTCTCTCATCCCCCAGGAGGCTGCTGGGATCAGCAAGAGCACACCTGGGCCTGAGGCGGTGTCAAGCGTTTCAGGGACAGACTGGAGGTTGGGCAGGAGAACTGGCTGCTTCAGGCCCCAAGCCCACCAATGGAAGGAAAAGTCAGGCACAGCTTGAAGGGGGCGATCCCCTATTTGGCCCCCAGTCCAGAGCAGCAAGGCCGGCCCACTCTGGCCCAAGTGACACTGTTAGATCCTGTCCCCACCCTAATCACTGCCACCTGGCAGTGCCAGGGTGCCTCTCCTCAGTTCGTGTGTGGCAGCAGCAGTGGCGGAGGCAGAGCAGACTTATTTCAGATTGCAGTACAGATACATGGACACAATCATGGCAGCCAGCTGGTGGGAAAGGAACAGGCAAAGGGTCTTTACTTTTAGTCCcctgccacccagacaccctctcTGAAGCTCTGTGAGAAGTCTGTCTCCTTCAGCAAGGCCTCCAAGATGGCTCAAGCACCCCGGTCCAGTGGAGCTACCctgacctccccacccccttaccTCCAAGGCCCCGATTCCGGCTGCCACGCCCCCCACAGTGACCGCATTGGCCCGGAGGTCATACAGAAGCTGACTGAAACAAcccttgggggaggggagagaggtcCCCAGTCAGTAGCTGCACCCCCTCTTCATGCAGCACTTAAGGCCATCAAAGCAGCCCCCCGCTTTCCATACCACACCTGTACAATGTTGTCCTTAGCCCTCTCCTCCGTGCAGGCTTCTGTGGCTGTGCCGTTGCCACTGTTGGAGCAACAGTATGGGGGAAAGGTATGGTTCTTCAGGAAGTAGGGGGAGCCCTCAAAGTCCGTGTAGTTGTTGAAGCCACAGCACCCGAGCTGAAGATGAGGAGGGCAGGGTGGTCAGTAGGGCCTTGTGCTTTCTTGCCCCTGCAGGGTCTCCCCCAGCCCACCTTACCCCTGCCATGGTGCTGTTCCACACTTGCGTGAAGTCCTTCTGGGAGCCATAGTCCTGCTTGATGGCGGGCACGACCAGCAACGTCAGGAAGTGCTCGGCCTGGGTGGGGCGGGCCAGTGTTTAGGGCCCAGTAGGGATGGTGGCCAGTGGCCATTCACAGGCCACAGCCCACCTGCAGGGATCCTCCCCAGCTTTCCCCCTTGCCCAATCCCGCTCCTCACCATCGTAGTGTACACCAGGGCCACCACGGCAGCTGCCACCTCCGCGatgaagatgaggaggaggatcAAGAAGAACTGAGCGGGGAACAGAGGTCTGAGtttgagaaagaggaagtccCTCGTGCCTCACTTGTGACCCACCCAGTAAAATGGGCAGCAGCCCCTTCTACCAAGGGCCCTGGAGTCCAGAGCTTGGTCTGGGGATCCCCAGGGCCTGGATTCTGGGGTCAGGGAACCCTGGGTCTTGGTTACAGGCCTGTGGAGCTGGGCTTGACGCACCATCATGAGGGCGCACTTGTTCTCCGAGTGAGCACCGTAGCAGCCCAGGAAACCAAGAGCGAAGAGTATAGCACCGGCTGCGATGAGGAAGTAGCCGACGTTGACGAACTGCATGGCACTGGATGACAGCGGCCCAAAGATCTTCAGGAAAGATGGCCCATCGACTGACACCCAGATGCCCACTGCCAACAGGGCAACACCACACAGCTGGGGACAGAGAGGCAGGCCTTAAAACAGTGCAGGCAAGCAGCTTCTTACCACGCAGTTGAATCAGGAAGGTGGGAAACGAGAACTTTCTCCCTTTATTGGCTAAGGACTGTAAAAACCCGTCCTGTATGGAGGAAAAACGTTCTGTGGAGCCAGAAGGATGGGAGCTGGGCCACCCATAGCCAGTACCAGGCTGCACATCAATGCCGATTATAAATGGGGTCAGGGGTTCCAGAAATATCCACAGGTTGGGGGAGGGCAAGACAAGATTTTCCTCACTGCTGTCAGGGTCCTGACGCTTAACTAGGAGTGAAAACAAGCAGGTGAGGCTAAcaaggcccccctccccccatttcctTGCCCAGCCAAGCACCTTTGTCCTCCCATAGGTGAGAGTCACCATAGCAGCAGAGGAGGGGCTGAGGTTTACATCTGCTTCCAACCCTGGAGAGGAACTTGGTGAGAAGGGACACCTACCTTGAGGGCTCATTTGGCTTCTCTGTAGGATCAAACTCCAGGCCTACCCTTCATCTAACCGAGACCTCTTCTTGCCTCACCAGGAAAAATGGGGCACCAGAGGAGGGGTACAGCCAGGGCTTCTTGTGGAGGCCCTCCGGCTCAACCCCAAGACCTCAGGGAACCCAGAGGCCCAGACGGGGTAGGAGGTACACTCTCCAGATGCCACAGCTCTTAGAGCAAAGCCTTGCTGACCCAGAGCATCAGTGGAAGAATGAACCCGCTACCACGTTGGTGTCCAGTCCCCAGCTGTAGAAACTGAGGCTAGAACCAGGAGTGAGGTGCAGAttgtggctggatcccaggcATGTTTGTCCAAGGACAGAGAGCCAGGCTCCCACCCTACAGGGTCAAATTTCAAGGAGCCCTAGACCTGCTCTGCCCTGCCCAGCCTGGCAAAGCCTGAGCAACAGAGGCCAGAAACCAAACTGGATTTGCTTTTAACCCCCTCGGGCCAGAACACCTGCTCTCCATATCCCTAGGATCTGTCTGCCTTGTCCAGATATATGGATAAAGGTTAGTTCCCTGAAGCCCGAAGAAGCCCAAGGAATGGACCACCCCGGAGTCAGGGAGGTAACACCTGCAGCCCAATTTCCCCAAAGTCCTCTACACTTCCTGTCTCCACTTCCTCGACCTCCACTCACTtaagccattctttttttctttttttttttttttcacttaagccATTCTAATTTGGCTCCAAGGTCTGTGATGCTGTCTTGTGCTACACCTGGTGGATGCTTCCTGTGCCATACCCTCCTGGCCTCTCTGCGGCCATGTTCTCCCTGTTTTCCTCctattgctctttttttctttctttctttctttctttctttctttctttctttctttctttctttctttctttctttctttttctttctttttttctattgctttttttctgtCTGCTTCCTGGTGGCCATTTCTCCACATACCCTGTACAAGTTGGGTTTCGCAGAATTCGCTCAGCCTGTGTGCTCTTACCCTCTCCCATGGCCTCGCTGACCCTTTGTGGTCACATGACTTCCAAATATCCACGTCCAGCTCCAACTGGAGCTGCAACCCCCTTGGGTACTCAGCTGCCCGGGGCCCATCCCCTGGGTTGCTCATAGCAGAGACACGGGCTTTATCTTCAAAGCCTCTGTCTTCCctgcccctctgtctgtctcccGGCCACCATCCGAGGGCTTTGTCCTTGGTCCATTTCTCCCCATCTCCACCACCATCTCCAGGGTTCATGCCTCATTACTCAGCTTCCTCAGACATGCCCTATACAATCTGTTCCTGGTTTTCTGAACAATACCTGATTTCATTGCCTCTGGGCCTTTTTCATGGTTTGCGACCCTCGCTCAGTGCAAATGCCCAGCCTCAGCTATTTCCTCCAGATAGTCTTCTCTGaccagggatcaagcccttccTGGGGGCTCCCATTGCCCCTGTGCTAAGGCCAGACCTAATAGTTGCAACTGTCTGTCCGTCTGGCCTGCTGGACCTGAGATCCTCAAGGGCAAAGAAAGGGCTCACTTACCTTTCCCCCAAGCGTCTTAGGCAacacatgtttgttgaatgaataagggTTGCTTGAGGCAGACTCTCTGCTCTGGGGTCTCTGGGCATCTCTCCTTTCAGTTCCTTGTCCATCCTACTGAGGCCACTGAATTTCCTTGTACTCTAGGCAAGCTTGGGCAAAActcttcccctccctgggcccccaaTGACTATAAAACGGGGACAGTCACTCCTGTTAGCCTACTCCACCCTGCCCTATGTCGAGACTAAAACTTCCTGTAAGGGAGGGGCTTCTCTTAAGCTTTTCCACCCCAACTTGTGCTCCTGAGACCGAAACTCAGCATCTGGGGAGACTTCTGTACCCTATCCTCATGGGAAACTTGTGCAACAGAGTCTGGGCACAGGGATCTCCCATTTCTCAGCTTAAGCTCTGCTTAGGTTGTGACCCACTCCTGCAGGGAGGCCCAAAGAGCCCACAGCCCCCGTACTtacaaagatgaggaaattgaagaggATCATCATGGTTTTAATGAAGCCGAAGCACTGCATGGTGGCTTCTAGGAGGCAGACAAGTGTGAGTTAGGAATTTGGGCCACCCGCCTCAgcagccacctgggctggcccTGGCATTTGGGCCCTGACATATCAGACTCCAGCGTCCAGAACCTGTAAACCACCCAAATTCCCCTGCCTCTAGACTCTGACACCTCAGGACTGTTCCTAAGTCCTATCCTGACACCCCTGGCTCGCTGTACTGCCCaggccctctcccagcacctgaCACTCTGACACACTAAACCCCCGCAGGTTTCTCCATTGGCACTCCAAGCCCAACATCCAGACTAGAGGTCACTCCAGGCCCTTCCTTGGCATCTGTATACCCCGGACTCCTCCGCCAAGCCAGCCCTGGGCTCTTTCATTACCCTCCCCGTTGGTCATCAGCTTCCCAAACCCATTTCCAGATTAACTTTGCTTCACAGGATAATCCCTATCCTGTGTCATCACCTGTTCAGGGCTCTCGGTAGTGAGTTCCGAAAGAAGGATCTGCTGAGGCTCCAGAGGGCACAGACAACTCCAGGGAATCGCCACTTGAGTGGGCAGGCAGGGAGACAGAGCTGGCTCTCAGGCACCAATGCTCACCTGCAGGCGGGGCAGGAGTTTTAAAGTCCTCTGTTCGCCTTCCCGCCCGCCCCACCCAGCCTCCTCTTgccctgctgccccctgctgccGGGAGATCTATCCCCATAGTCACAGGAGCAGCAGGCCCCGTCGGCCTGGCAACGCCAACCGCAGCAACACCCTTCCTGatctggagaaggaagagaagtctGAGGGTAAAGAGCGGCCCCTGGAATTTCTGCGTGCCCTCCCCACAGCAGTGCGCGGTAGCTCCCTAGCCTACACCTGCCGCTCCGTGCACCTGCCCTGCATGTTCACAGGCGCACCTGCCGGAGCTGCCCTCTCCAGTCACGCGCAGACACATATGTAACCCCCTGCCAGTGCTCGTGAGTGTGCAAATACATACGCACACCCATCACACACACTCGACACTGTGTGTGGACTGACTCCCAGCAACTAAGAAACAACAAAGCAACATCTGAGGCACATACTTAaagcctctctgtctctgtctctgtctctgtctctttgtctctcttacACACCCTTTTGGGGAAATGACCCAGGTTTAGCAGCTTCTACTCCCTCCTCTGAGTAGCAAATGACCCCTAGTCCTTTTTCCTCTACAAAATCTTGATTTCCCCATCTTTctcctccattcatctttcctccTTACTCGTCTCCCTCCCCGTACTTTCTCttgcttcctctccttccagcGTGTTCAGCGATGTGTCAAGGACGCCCCTTTCCACCGGCAGGTGGCACCCTAATCCCACGAAAGCGGCACCCCAACTCCAAGCCGGCAAACCCCTGCCCGTCTCTTTGCACTGAGTCCTGTGGCCCTATTTCCACTCTAGCGCTCCCGACCTGCAGGTACTGGGGAAGTTCTGGCTTTGGAGTCCCTGGGACCAGGTACTCCCAGGCTGGTTCCGCAGCCTCCTAGCTGTGGGACTCCAGGGGtattgcttaggctcagttttaaACCTGTTTCCTGGTCTATTAAACAGAATAGTTCTAGGGATTTTAAATAAGATTCTCTCCCCACTCTGGGACAAATGGGAATGACCCCAGAGTGGGAATGTCAGAGTGGAGAGAGTCATAGCCAGAGGGGGTGTGGGGTGGACAAAGTGgacttttacaatttaaaaaaattttgaatacaGTTGacactagtttttgtttttttgcaatgACAGGGAGCAGCTGAAGAAACGGGAGAGAGGGGGCCAATAACACTAGTATCTGTATAGATCACGTTTTACATGCATTACATATATggtctccccccccttttttttacaaCAATCTTATGAGATTGTTGTAAatctcttttattccctttttaaatATCAGGAGACAGGGGCACAGGAAGGTTGAGTACTTGCCGTGATCACACAGTCTGTAcgtggcaaagccaggattcacCCCGAGTCATTCTCGTGCCAGAGTCTGTATCTTAACCACCAAGCCGACTGTCTATAGTGATGGAATCACTAGGAAGGCAGGAAGAGCCGACTTCCAgaaagagcaggagaggaggCCTTGGTCTGGGACTTGAGGAAGAAAATGGCCAAGGGCAAGTGGGGTTACAGGTGTAATGGCTGGAAGTCGATGGGAGCAAGGTCCATTTTCTAAGACTGGAGATAGCAAGTGAGGCCTTTAGGGTGGTGCTGGGGACCCCAAAGTCTCCTAGCAGGAACAGAGAAAAGCTGGAGGCTGAGAAGGAGGACTGGAAGTAGagtaagagggaaagagagagggggctGAGGTCCACTGTTCCACGGCAACTCAGTGCAAGGCCTGCCAGAGCCATGGACATTCCTCTCTCCCGCAGGAAAGGAGATACACCCAGGGTTGACACAACTTACATCCCTCTAGGGACCTAGCACTAATTATCCACAtggctttctcttttccctcaggAAGCAGAGCCAGGTCAGCTCCATTTATgaccccagtgcccagcacatatgAAGTTGTTAGTGAACAATTCCTGATtgattggatgaataaatgagcaCAGAACAGCAAGAGTTAAACGTCTGGGCTTTAGACCTTGGCCACCAGGGATTTGaacccctgcctgcctctggtTGTGTGACCTCACCtaactgagcctcagtttctttatacaGTCGATCCTTTTTATTCATGGCTTCCATACCTGCGAATTTACtagaatttatttgtaaccccacACCAATACTCATGTCACTTTTGCGGTCGTTCATGGACATTTGTAGAGCTGCAAAAATGTTGAGCTGCCTCATTCACGTGTTCTCAGCTGAGGCCGAACAAGAGGCTACTCTGCCTCCTTGTTCTACCTCTTACCATGTAAACATATGTTCTTGTGGTCTATTCagtgtcacctttttttttttttttgcatttttatgcttCTTGTTGGTGATTTATGAAATAATGCTGTTATTCAAATAATGCTGAAGTGCTGTCTCATGTTTCTGAGCACAAGAAGGCTGTGATGGGCCTTACAGAGGAAGTATGTTAGATAAACGTCATCCAGGTAACAAGTTAGAGTGCTGTTGACTGTGAGTTCAATGTTAGTGACTCAACAACAATATACTTTAAATTAGGTGTCTATAaacagaaatacacataaaacaaggtcATGTCCAGATTGATCAGTTGACAAAAATGTGACCAGAGGCTGGTAGGAATCTAACCCTGTAGGTGCATCGGCTCGATTTGCTAATGTGCTATTTGTGGCGGGGACTTCATTAGAACatagctactgtgaataatgagaATCGACTGTATGTGAAATAGGAATAATGATAGAGTCTCCTTGTAGGGCTGTTGTGGGGTTAATGAGAGAGTGTTTGTAAAATACCCGGCACTGTTTGGCACACAGCAGAAGCTTAATAAACATTGTTAATATTGTCTATGTGGGTAAATGAGAAAGCGAGGGAGTAATTGTCCCCTACTCAGAATTCCTTTTCTCTAGGGGCCAAGCTGAGGTTTTGCTGGCCCTTGGGCTGGACCCATGGAGAGAACCGTTGGGGAGCCTGACctgtggggaggggctgaggaccAGGACCTACAATAAAGAGCACCATCCTAATGCAGCCTCTATGTCATAGAGGCCCCAGCTGCCCTGGCCAGGAGCAGCCTCAGGCACACCACAGAAGCTCCCTGTGCCCATGGGGCCTTCTCGGTTGGTCCGTGCCCCTCGGCCCCGGGGCTTAAGTTCCCCTTACCGCAGGCCAGGGCTGGGTTGGCCTCGGCCTCGGTTTCCCAGGATGTTCAAGCGTAGCCACAGAAGGTATCGGCAGAAACCCCAAGGCCCAGCTGCCACCACTGCAGCTACCAATCTTGTCACCGTTGGCACAGGTATCAACAACATTCATACTGCCACCATGAGCATATGGATCTTTCCGCCACAAGGTTAGCCAAGGGCCCTgaggcagggtggggagtgggtggaAAGACAGGGCCATTGGTTTTCCCCCACCCTTGGCCCTGCTGTGTGGGCACTCTAGGGGGCACAACCTGTGTGAAATACCTCCCCAAAAGTATGGTAGGGTCTTGATGACAGACATCCTGAAGGCTTGGAGCCTTATTAGAGAGGTATTGGCTGGAAGTGGAGGGCCTAGGGAACTGTGGATCTAAGAACAGTGGAGCTTCCAGAACTGCTGTCTTCCTCACactcttccctctctttcctctcctcagtTCTCAGACACCTATGTCAACCTGGCAGCTTTCTGATCCTCTAGAAGTGTCCAGAAACTAGTCCAGAAGCTTGGCTGGCTCCGGACCTGCATCTCCTAAAGGTCATGGGTGGT comes from Canis lupus baileyi chromosome 13, mCanLup2.hap1, whole genome shotgun sequence and encodes:
- the TSPAN1 gene encoding tetraspanin-1; protein product: MQCFGFIKTMMILFNFLIFLCGVALLAVGIWVSVDGPSFLKIFGPLSSSAMQFVNVGYFLIAAGAILFALGFLGCYGAHSENKCALMMFFLILLLIFIAEVAAAVVALVYTTMAEHFLTLLVVPAIKQDYGSQKDFTQVWNSTMAGLGCCGFNNYTDFEGSPYFLKNHTFPPYCCSNSGNGTATEACTEERAKDNIVQGCFSQLLYDLRANAVTVGGVAAGIGALELAAMIVSMYLYCNLK
- the P3R3URF gene encoding PIK3R3 upstream open reading frame protein; amino-acid sequence: MGPSRLVRAPRPRGLSSPYRRPGLGWPRPRFPRMFKRSHRRYRQKPQGPAATTAATNLVTVGTGINNIHTATMSIWIFPPQVLRHLCQPGSFLIL